A part of Primulina eburnea isolate SZY01 chromosome 10, ASM2296580v1, whole genome shotgun sequence genomic DNA contains:
- the LOC140804029 gene encoding TOM1-like protein 2 gives MEKLDLSKLKLASSSLGERLKTSGAQMGRTISSKMKEILQTPTPESKIVDEATAESMEEPNWGLNLRICSMISRDEYDGAEIVRAVKKKLVPGKNPASQILSLDLLETCTSNCEKVFSEVASEKVLEDMVKLIEDHRTEHGCRMRAMQLIRAWGESEDLMYLPVFHQTYMYLKSRVIPPTAHGESLPSNQHNLESYLDPQPLMPHERYPVPPTALENEEDATFMHYGFQTIEENKEFLVVTRNSLDILSSILNSETGPKPIKDELTVSMLEKCKQSLPVVQRIIETTSDDEVMLFDALNLLEELQLVISRYNEMTAAFESGHQMNQGEEEPARDYISNETTVPIQRESDGKTETPVNISTNSAKSGKPSCPEESVDKMG, from the exons ATGGAGAAACTCGACTTATCGAAACTGAAGTTAGCATCTTCATCCCTAGGAGAGCGGTTGAAGACGAGCGGCGCCCAGATGGGTCGCACAATCAGCTCAAAAATGAAGGAAATCCTCCAGACCCCAACCCCGGAATCCAAGATCGTCGATGAGGCCACCGCTGAATCCATGGAGGAGCCCAACTGGGGCCTAAACCTCCGTATCTGCTCCATGATCTCGCGTGATGAGTACGACGGCGCGGAGATCGTCAGGGCTGTAAAGAAGAAGCTGGTACCGGGAAAGAATCCGGCGAGCCAGATACTGAGTCTTGATTTACTGGAGACGTGCACTTCCAATTGCGAGAAGGTGTTCTCCGAGGTGGCTTCGGAGAAGGTGTTGGAGGATATGGTGAAGTTAATCGAGGACCATAGGACGGAGCATGGGTGCAGGATGAGGGCGATGCAGCTGATACGGGCTTGGGGAGAGTCCGAGGATCTCATGTACTTGCCTGTTTTTCATCAGACTTACATG TATTTGAAGTCGAGGGTGATTCCTCCAACTGCACATGGAGAAAGTTTACCTTCTAATCAACACAACCTGGAATCTTATCTTGATCCGCAGCCACTAATGCCTCATGAAAGATACCCTGTTCCCCCCACTGCCTTAGAAAATGAAGAAGATGCCACTTTCATGCATTATGGCTTCCAGACCATTGAAGAGAATAAAGAGTTTCTTGTTGTGACTCGAAATAGTCTTGATATTCTGTCCAGCATATTGAATTCTGAAACTGGACCAAAGCCAATCAAG GATGAGCTAACAGTGAGCATGCTAGAGAAGTGCAAGCAATCTCTACCTGTTGTACAGAGAATAATTGAAACAACATCTGATGATGAGGTCATGCTTTTCGATGCACTTAATCTCCTCGAGGAACTTCAACTGGTCATATCCAGATACAATGAAATGACAGCTGCCTTCGAATCAGGACATCAAATGAATCAAGGGGAAGAAGAACCAGCTCGTGACTACATCTCAAATGAAACTACTGTACCAATTCAAAGAGAAAGTGATGGCAAAACTGAAACTCCGGTTAACATATCGACAAATAGCGCGAAATCAGGAAAACCAAGTTGCCCAGAAGAGAGTGTTGATAAGATGGGCTAG
- the LOC140804028 gene encoding LOW QUALITY PROTEIN: U-box domain-containing protein 3-like (The sequence of the model RefSeq protein was modified relative to this genomic sequence to represent the inferred CDS: deleted 1 base in 1 codon), with amino-acid sequence MDLTLLRSLVNSISRFIHLVTCCMSKAMPVEKEYQNIVSFLKHLKAVLDGVADCRLPLDEALSKECEELDFAVNEARIFLEKWSTKTSKILCVIECKPLFIRIQNSSVKLSCLLCKLSESSPTTLSLSRAQFCMQESQNLNLGKLSQDIEEIFKRQIEGKNFDSKHLTVVVESLNLRSNQELLSEHIALEKERQKAEDNRTNRNLDDISLAVDLMNQIHDFTVAKLENTPAINGIRIPSYFRCPLSLELMSDPVIVSSGQTYDRVAIQKWLDHGLVTCPKTRHKLSHNSLIPNYTVKALIENWCRENKVKLSRNPSDILSVGIFPERISQEDDLPCSTSISSSGFEEKKIGVSNGLDVDGNGVCIKEADKFDRSPPEHSYVHSRSESTSSAISSVESLPTGSSEISRISSKQDGVSDRSGDVTSSYPSFSFSNKISGVSSFSGKQYHSAKAMDEMATNRNHNSFRTLSFSSTSGSNDLTTTSHVEKLIKDLKSESTELQTAAAGELRFLAKYNVENRFIIVQCGAIAPLIALLHSDMNLAQEHAVTALLNLSINENLKAKIAEEGALEPFIHVLKNGNPVAKENAAAALFSLSLLDEYRIKIGRSSAIRALVDLLGSGTVRGKKDAATALFNLSIFHENKARIVQANAVKHLVVLMDPSTEMVDKAVALLANLSTIAEGCSAIAREGGIPLLVEIVDMGSQRGKENAASVLMQLCINSPKYCRIVLQEGAVPPLVALTQSGTPRAREKAQQLLSHFRNQRESTMARGRSRKET; translated from the exons ATGGATTTAACATTGTTACGAAGCCTTGTCAATAGTATTTCTCGATTCATTCATCTGGTAACATGCTGCATGTCAAAGGCAATGCCGGTTGAGAAGGAATACCAAAATATAGTATCTTTCTTGAAGCATTTGAAAGCTGTACTTGATGGTGTTGCTGATTGTAGACTGCCGTTGGATGAAGCTCTGTCTAAAGAGTGTGAAGAGCTTGACTTTGCAGTGAATGAGGCTAGAATATTCCTTGAAAAATGGTCTACCAAAACAAGCAAGATTCTGTGT GTGATAGAATGTAAGCCTTTGTTCATCAGAATTCAGAATTCCTCGGTCAAGCTTTCTTGTCTTCTATGTAAACTATCTGAATCATCACCAACCACTTTGAGTCTGTCTCGTGCTCAG TTCTGTATGCAGGAATCTCAAAATCTGAATCTTGGAAAATTGTCACAAGATATAGAAGAGATTTTTAAACGTCAAATCGAGGGGAAAAATTTTGATTCCAAGCATCTTACTGTGGTTGTCGAGTCCCTCAACTTGAGATCAAATCAAGAACTCTTGAGTGAACATATTGCATTGGAAAAGGAAAGGCAGAAAGCTGAAGACAATAGAACAAACAGGAACTTAGATGACATCTCTCTAGCTGTTGATCTTATGAATCAAATTCACGATTTTACGGTGGCTAAGCTTGAGAATACTCCGGCCATTAATGGCATTCGGATCCCTTCATATTTTCGATGTCCATTATCTTTGGAACTCATGTCAGATCCTGTGATTGTGTCTTCTGGCCAAACTTATGACCGTGTGGCCATTCAAAAATGGCTGGATCATGGACTTGTGACTTGCCCCAAAACTCGGCACAAACTCTCACACAACAGTCTCATTCCCAATTATACAGTTAAAGCTCTTATAGAAAACTGGTGCAGGGAAAACAAAGTTAAACTTTCCAGAAACCCTTCAGATATCCTCTCGGTTGGAATTTTTCCTGAACGGATTAGCCAAGAAGATGATCTCCCATGTTCAACTTCAATATCCTCTTCTGGTTTTGAGGAGAAAAAGATTGGGGTTTCCAATGGGCTTGATGTAGATGGTAATGGTGTTTGTATAAAGGAGGCTGATAAATTTGATCGATCACCCCCCGAACATTCTTATGTACATAGCAGGAGTGAGTCAACATCAAGTGCCATTTCCAGCGTTGAATCTCTCCCCACAGGGTCATCTGAAATTTCCAGGATATCAAGCAAGCAAGATGGTGTAAGTGATAGATCTGGCGATGTAACATCTTCTTATCCCTCTTTctctttttcaaataaaatttctgGGGTTTCTTCTTTTAGTGGAAAACAATATCACAGCGCCAAAGCAATGGATGAAATGGCAACAAATAGAAATCATAACTCATTTAGAACTCTTTCATTCTCATCCACCTCGGGGTCCAATGATTTGACAACTACTTCCCATGTTGAAAAACTAATCAAAGACTTGAAGAGCGAATCAACTGAACTGCAAACTGCAGCTGCGGGAGAATTACGGTTTCTTGCGAAGTACAATGTGGAAAATCGCTTCATTATAGTCCAATGTGGTGCTATTGCCCCATTAATCGCCCTGTTACACTCTGATATGAACCTTGCTCAAGAACATGCCGTCACAGCTCTACTAAATTTGTCAATTAACGAGAATTTGAAGGCTAAGATTGCGGAAGAAGGTGCTCTAGAACCATTCATCCATGTTTTGAAAAATGGAAACCCGGTAGCGAAGGAAAATGCTGCTGCTGCTCTCTTTAGCCTCTCGCTGTTAGATGAGTATAGGATCAAAATTGGTCGGTCAAGCGCAATTCGAGCTTTGGTTGATCTTTTAGGATCAGGTACTGTCAGAGGGAAGAAAGATGCCGCAACAGCCTTGTTTAACCTATCTATATTTCACGAAAACAAGGCTCGTATCGTTCAAGCAAAC GCTGTGAAACATTTGGTTGTATTGATGGACCCTTCAACAGAAATGGTGGATAAAGCTGTTGCTCTTCTTGCTAATTTGTCGACTATAGCAGAAGGATGCTCAGCCATCGCTCGAGAAGGTGGCATACCTCTTCTTGTGGAGATTGTCGATATGGGATCTCAAAGAGGAAAGGAGAATGCTGCCTCTGTGCTGATGCAGCTGTGCATTAATAGCCCCAAATATTGTCGGATTGTTTTGCAAGAAGGTGCGGTTCCGCCTCTCGTTGCTTTGACTCAATCAGGCACTCCTAGAGCCAGAGAAAAG GCGCAACAGCTGCTTAGCCATTTTCGGAACCAACGTGAGAGTACCATGGCTAGGGGCAGATCAAGAAaggaaacataa
- the LOC140803784 gene encoding LOB domain-containing protein 29-like — MAGSGSPCGACKFLRRKCARGCVFAPYFCHENGATHFAAIHKVFGASNVSKLLTHLPVSDRSEAAVTISYEAQARLQDPIYGCVSHIFSLQQQVVNLQAQLASLKEVAAQGIINRSANPNSQKFYSESHSFPQDIQTWWQCHQNLGATNITQHDANFISNNIESNTGYYANGAMNLNQSNNRKWPCQDDYSDDFQSMAFRYIQHEN, encoded by the exons ATGGCGGGTTCTGGTTCCCCTTGCGGCGCCTGCAAATTCTTGAGAAGAAAATGTGCGAGGGGTTGTGTTTTTGCACCTTATTTCTGCCATGAAAATGGTGCTACACATTTTGCAGCCATACATAAGGTTTTTGGGGCCAGTAATGTGTCCAAACTGCTAACTCATCTTCCGGTGAGTGATCGGTCTGAAGCAGCAGTCACGATTTCGTATGAAGCTCAAGCTAGGCTGCAAGATCCTATTTATGGCTGCGTTTCACATATTTTTTCCCTCCAACAACAG GTTGTGAATTTGCAAGCCCAACTGGCTTCTCTGAAGGAAGTAGCAGCTCAAGGCATCATAAATCGCTCTGCAAACCCTAATTCTCAAAAGTTCTACAGTGAAAGCCATTCTTTCCCACAAGATATCCAAACATGGTGGCAATGCCACCAGAATCTGGGCGCCACCAATATTACCCAACATGATGCAAACTTTATCTCCAACAACATTGAAAGCAACACTGGCTACTACGCAAATGGAGCCATGAATCTGAACCAATCAAATAACAGGAAGTGGCCTTGTCAAGATGATTATTCAGATGATTTCCAATCGATGGCTTTCAGGTACATACAGCACGAAAATTGA